From the Mycobacterium sp. DL592 genome, the window GTAGTCCTCCGGGGAGCCGACTCGATCCAGAATCTCCATAATGTGTTCGTGCACCCCGGGCGCCGCCGCCAGGGCTGAGCGCGACGACACCGTCCACTGCTCACCGGACAGGTCGGTGACGATGCCCCCGGCCGCTCGCACCAGCGCCACCCCGGCCGCGTGGTCCCAGATGTGGTCACCGAAACTGATTGCCCCACCGAGAATTCCGGCACCGACGTAGGCCATGTCGATTCCCGTCGCACCGTGCATCCGCAGCTTCGAGCACACCCGGCTGAGGTTCTCGAACACGGCCAGCCGGTAGCGCCCGGGGAACCGGCCCTTCCAGTCGACGTTGAAGGTGCCGATCCCGATGACGCACTGCGCGATCTCGCTGCGGTCGATCGGTGGCTGGGCGACGCCGTTGAAGTACACCGGGCCGCCGAGCACCGCGGTATAGCGCTGTTCGGTGAAGGGCAGCCAGGTCAGCCCCGCCACCGGTTCGCCGTCGCGCAGCAGGCCGAGCAGGATCGCGGCCATCGGTGAGCCCGCCGCGTAGTTGAACGTTCCGTCGATCGGGTCAAGCACCCACACCAGGGGCGAGTCGATGTCCGCGCCGCCGAACTCCTCGCCGTGCACGCCGATGCCGGTGGCCGACTCCAGTGCCTCGACCACCTGACGCTCGATGGCCAGGTCGACCTCGGTGGCGAAGTCGTTGCCCTTCTTCTGTACGGCCGATTCAGCCCGATGGCCGACGAGGAAGGGCGTGGACGCATCGTCCAGAATCG encodes:
- a CDS encoding inositol monophosphatase, with product MAARSVDLEALVTQAAAILDDASTPFLVGHRAESAVQKKGNDFATEVDLAIERQVVEALESATGIGVHGEEFGGADIDSPLVWVLDPIDGTFNYAAGSPMAAILLGLLRDGEPVAGLTWLPFTEQRYTAVLGGPVYFNGVAQPPIDRSEIAQCVIGIGTFNVDWKGRFPGRYRLAVFENLSRVCSKLRMHGATGIDMAYVGAGILGGAISFGDHIWDHAAGVALVRAAGGIVTDLSGEQWTVSSRSALAAAPGVHEHIMEILDRVGSPEDYR